A genomic window from Candidatus Kouleothrix ribensis includes:
- a CDS encoding FHA domain-containing protein yields the protein MARATPGILTYRRADGVEERIKLRQDVTTLGRSNSCAVVIALPVISRLHARIELQHDRYLLFDAGSANGTFVNGKRIEQGVQLGTGDEIWLGSQEVALQFADPEETLVMQPSVLPAPLFIDEDARTVMVFGVPVQLSPLEYGMLLHLAHNPGTVCTREGTFLAVWGQPYDHATCEDALNACIAKLRRNLRSAADTAGQEHPPITTVQRVGFRLDCAVAFAPGAGRPVAGRSGA from the coding sequence ATGGCTCGTGCAACGCCGGGCATACTGACGTACCGCCGTGCCGACGGTGTAGAAGAGCGCATCAAACTGCGCCAGGATGTGACAACGCTGGGCCGCTCGAACTCGTGTGCCGTGGTGATCGCGCTGCCGGTGATCTCGCGGCTGCACGCGCGGATCGAGCTGCAGCACGATCGCTACCTGCTGTTCGACGCCGGCAGCGCGAATGGCACCTTCGTCAACGGCAAGCGGATCGAGCAGGGCGTGCAGCTTGGCACCGGCGACGAGATCTGGCTCGGCTCGCAGGAGGTCGCGCTCCAGTTTGCCGACCCGGAAGAGACGCTGGTGATGCAGCCGAGCGTGCTGCCGGCGCCGCTGTTCATCGATGAAGATGCGCGCACCGTGATGGTATTCGGCGTGCCGGTGCAGCTCAGCCCGCTCGAGTATGGCATGCTGCTGCACCTGGCGCACAACCCCGGCACCGTGTGTACGCGTGAGGGCACCTTCCTGGCGGTGTGGGGCCAACCCTACGATCACGCGACCTGCGAGGATGCGCTGAATGCCTGCATCGCCAAGCTCAGGCGCAACCTGCGCAGCGCAGCCGACACCGCCGGCCAGGAGCACCCGCCAATCACCACCGTCCAGCGCGTAGGCTTCCGGCTTGATTGCGCGGTGGCCTTCGCCCCTGGCGCCGGGCGGCCGGTGGCCGGCCGCAGCGGAGCATAA
- a CDS encoding phosphotransferase, whose protein sequence is MSDDQKNANQPNQPSGGESIRETGVVNVMTSTSIHKHPTAFFNTRLPVLEVALDTAKMTAHLDPLLAALARAGQTPAVTYAKLLAYKQGNRGLIHYEVSGTEYGDTCIVYGKLYPDLGQAERVCQTMQALHDECFKASPLLGVPRALGCIAEMSMLVYVPADGELLGDVFGGDNALRYVDLAGEWLGTLHTFPLTIEKHFRLATELVNVQAWAVLVGHKYPELADAAMRIAKHLQDHASEMAFETQSPIHKDFHYGHILVGQGLKVIDFDEMRLGDPNFDLAHFCANLHLLAYRVNDSPYQFSTLQSAFLRAYARVTDWEPNERFVYFYAYTCLKIMKQLCSMRGLRPRPEGDEQRKQVQLMLDQGIGALPNATRQKLSSKFATMIMNDERR, encoded by the coding sequence ATGTCAGATGATCAGAAGAACGCCAACCAACCCAACCAACCCAGCGGCGGCGAGAGCATTCGCGAAACGGGCGTCGTCAACGTGATGACCTCGACGAGCATTCACAAACACCCGACCGCGTTCTTCAACACGCGCCTGCCGGTGCTCGAAGTTGCGCTCGATACCGCCAAGATGACGGCGCACCTCGACCCGCTGCTGGCGGCGTTGGCGCGCGCCGGCCAGACGCCGGCCGTGACGTACGCCAAGCTGCTGGCCTACAAGCAAGGCAACCGCGGCCTCATCCACTACGAGGTGTCGGGCACCGAATACGGCGACACCTGTATTGTCTACGGCAAGCTCTACCCCGACCTGGGCCAGGCCGAGCGGGTATGCCAGACCATGCAGGCGCTGCACGACGAGTGCTTCAAGGCCTCGCCGCTGCTGGGCGTGCCGCGCGCGCTCGGCTGCATCGCCGAGATGTCGATGCTGGTGTATGTGCCGGCCGACGGCGAGCTGCTCGGCGATGTGTTTGGCGGCGACAACGCGCTACGGTATGTCGACCTGGCCGGCGAGTGGCTGGGTACGCTGCATACCTTCCCGCTCACAATCGAGAAGCACTTTCGGCTGGCCACCGAGCTGGTAAATGTGCAGGCCTGGGCCGTGCTGGTGGGCCATAAGTATCCCGAGCTGGCCGACGCGGCCATGCGCATCGCCAAGCACCTGCAAGACCACGCCAGCGAGATGGCCTTCGAAACGCAATCGCCGATCCATAAAGACTTCCACTACGGCCACATCCTGGTTGGCCAGGGCCTGAAGGTGATCGACTTCGACGAGATGCGGCTGGGCGACCCAAACTTCGACCTGGCGCACTTCTGCGCGAACCTGCACCTGCTGGCCTACCGTGTGAACGACTCGCCCTACCAGTTCTCGACGCTCCAGAGTGCGTTTCTGCGCGCATACGCACGTGTGACCGACTGGGAACCGAATGAGCGCTTCGTCTACTTCTATGCCTACACCTGCCTCAAGATCATGAAGCAGCTGTGCAGTATGCGCGGCCTGCGCCCACGCCCCGAGGGCGACGAGCAGCGCAAACAGGTGCAGCTCATGCTCGACCAGGGCATTGGCGCGCTGCCCAACGCCACGCGCCAGAAGCTCTCGAGTAAGTTTGCGACCATGATCATGAATGACGAGCGTAGGTAG
- a CDS encoding glycosyltransferase gives MQRIGYIIRSYPRLSQTFIVNEILALEQLGVPLHLFPITNPHEPIVQAQVAAVQAPTDYLEQAHGHGRRARVAAHAQAARANPPGYARAWRYVARRRDLDQGYTSAGRFECLDYAIYLAGLLRRAAAAGRPIGHLHAHFAHDPTLIALLVQLLTGVSFSFTAHARDLVQIPPHILNERIARASVMLTCSRTNLEYIDSVVPARLHAKVRLIHHGVNLQGFQPLATGQDADDIARPPQLLSVGRLVEKKGFPDLIRACALLKQQGLVFRCAIYGEGPLEAELRALIATLGLENTVTLPGACSQHELIPVFQRASLFALASFVTDDGDRDGVPNVLVEAMACGLPVVSTTVAGIPELVQHGHNGLLVPPRDVGALAQALAELLGDPQRRGRMCQAARATVVEHFDLQAAARQIATLFQRGGVEFAHPQRLITEP, from the coding sequence ATGCAGCGCATCGGCTATATCATCCGCAGCTACCCGCGGCTGTCGCAGACGTTCATAGTGAACGAGATCCTGGCGCTCGAGCAGCTGGGCGTGCCGCTGCACCTGTTCCCGATCACCAACCCGCACGAGCCGATCGTGCAGGCACAGGTTGCGGCAGTGCAGGCCCCCACCGACTACCTCGAGCAGGCGCATGGGCACGGGCGGCGCGCGCGGGTGGCTGCGCACGCGCAGGCGGCCCGCGCCAACCCGCCAGGCTATGCCCGGGCCTGGCGCTACGTCGCACGGCGGCGCGACCTCGACCAGGGCTATACCAGCGCGGGCCGCTTCGAGTGCCTCGACTACGCGATCTATCTGGCCGGGCTATTGCGCCGCGCCGCCGCCGCTGGCCGGCCGATCGGCCACCTGCACGCCCACTTCGCGCACGACCCAACCCTGATCGCGCTGCTGGTGCAGCTGCTCACCGGCGTGTCGTTCAGCTTCACCGCGCACGCGCGCGACCTAGTGCAGATCCCGCCGCACATCCTGAACGAGCGGATCGCCCGCGCCAGTGTGATGCTGACCTGCTCGCGCACAAACCTTGAGTATATCGATAGCGTGGTACCCGCGCGGCTGCACGCCAAGGTACGCCTGATTCACCACGGCGTGAACCTGCAGGGCTTCCAGCCGCTGGCCACCGGCCAGGATGCCGATGATATCGCCCGGCCACCGCAGCTGCTATCGGTCGGCCGGCTGGTCGAGAAGAAGGGCTTTCCCGACCTGATCCGCGCCTGCGCGCTGCTGAAGCAGCAGGGGCTGGTATTTCGCTGCGCGATCTATGGTGAAGGCCCGCTCGAGGCCGAGCTGCGCGCGTTGATCGCCACGCTGGGGCTGGAAAACACCGTGACGCTGCCGGGCGCGTGCAGCCAGCACGAGCTGATCCCGGTGTTCCAGCGCGCCAGCCTGTTCGCGCTGGCGTCGTTCGTCACCGACGACGGCGACCGCGACGGCGTGCCGAATGTGCTGGTCGAGGCCATGGCCTGTGGGCTGCCGGTGGTCAGTACGACCGTCGCAGGCATCCCCGAGCTGGTGCAGCACGGCCACAACGGCTTGCTGGTGCCGCCGCGCGATGTGGGCGCGCTGGCGCAGGCGCTGGCCGAGCTGCTGGGCGACCCGCAGCGGCGCGGGCGCATGTGCCAGGCCGCGCGCGCGACCGTGGTCGAGCATTTTGATCTCCAGGCGGCCGCACGCCAGATCGCCACATTATTCCAGCGCGGCGGCGTCGAATTTGCCCACCCGCAACGTTTGATTACCGAGCCATAG
- a CDS encoding phosphotransferase, translating to MHSVQTEAAHGADSHRLVQLAQNTQLMSEYLTPLFFAERPAHAIDCRILDMKYEVGEYCTLLYQLGQRMVIGTFRWGAAEGQLPPSAHLIEPLGMQVYSFEHDPALPGLAAALDPQRMRAALAQALPEYYDGTRTLLSCRARPLRYRPGKRCTMRFDLLERAGAGGALRTRTLYGKAYHQLGKAAAVDREMRLLADTEAARSGRVVLAPVVAFLPELMIVLQGPVVGEPLELYLEGLQGRVTAGDPRGWDGVIRSADALAAVHTSGVVTDRERPIDKELKRFVKRADQAAAVDPATGAQLLALAQALPAWQGHLAEWGEQITLVHGDCKHSQCLLTDAGVAILDWDHCGMADPATDIGTYLATFRQFGIHQALKARGSAAAQARSAWLRALEGAFLDAYVAASGFGEGFYPRARWYEAVALMRKALRAFSRAPQSPMPLAQVEAAWELLHELP from the coding sequence ATGCACTCGGTACAGACCGAAGCCGCGCACGGCGCCGACAGCCACCGGCTGGTGCAGCTGGCCCAGAACACGCAGCTGATGAGCGAGTACCTGACGCCGCTGTTCTTCGCCGAGCGCCCGGCCCATGCGATCGACTGCCGCATCCTCGATATGAAGTATGAAGTTGGCGAGTACTGCACGCTACTGTACCAGCTCGGCCAGCGCATGGTGATCGGCACGTTTCGCTGGGGCGCGGCCGAGGGCCAGCTGCCACCGAGCGCGCACTTGATCGAGCCGCTGGGCATGCAGGTGTACAGCTTCGAGCACGACCCGGCGCTGCCCGGCCTAGCTGCCGCGCTCGACCCGCAGCGCATGCGCGCGGCGCTGGCCCAGGCGCTGCCCGAGTACTACGACGGTACGCGCACACTGCTGAGCTGCCGCGCCAGGCCGCTGCGCTACCGGCCCGGCAAGCGCTGCACCATGCGCTTCGACCTGCTCGAGCGCGCGGGGGCCGGCGGCGCGCTGCGCACCCGCACGCTGTATGGCAAAGCCTACCACCAGCTGGGCAAGGCCGCCGCCGTCGATCGCGAGATGCGGCTGCTGGCCGACACCGAGGCCGCGCGATCCGGCCGGGTGGTGCTGGCGCCGGTGGTCGCGTTCCTGCCCGAGCTGATGATCGTGCTGCAAGGCCCGGTGGTTGGTGAGCCGCTCGAGCTATACCTCGAGGGCCTGCAGGGCCGCGTGACGGCCGGCGACCCGCGCGGCTGGGATGGGGTGATCCGCTCGGCCGACGCACTGGCGGCTGTACACACCTCGGGCGTCGTCACCGACCGCGAGCGCCCGATCGACAAAGAGCTGAAGCGCTTCGTCAAGCGCGCCGACCAGGCCGCTGCGGTCGACCCGGCCACCGGCGCGCAGCTGCTGGCGCTGGCCCAGGCGCTGCCGGCCTGGCAGGGCCACCTGGCCGAGTGGGGCGAGCAGATCACACTGGTGCATGGTGATTGCAAGCACAGCCAGTGCCTGCTGACTGACGCGGGCGTGGCGATCCTCGACTGGGATCACTGCGGCATGGCCGACCCGGCCACCGACATCGGCACCTACCTGGCGACCTTCCGCCAGTTCGGGATTCATCAGGCGCTGAAAGCGCGTGGCTCGGCCGCCGCGCAGGCGCGTAGCGCGTGGCTGCGCGCGCTCGAGGGTGCGTTTCTCGACGCCTACGTAGCCGCCAGCGGTTTTGGCGAAGGCTTCTACCCACGCGCGCGCTGGTACGAGGCGGTGGCGCTCATGCGCAAGGCGCTGCGGGCCTTCTCGCGCGCGCCGCAATCGCCCATGCCGCTGGCGCAGGTCGAGGCCGCCTGGGAGCTACTGCACGAGCTGCCTTGA
- a CDS encoding ATP-binding cassette domain-containing protein, which translates to MSDAKALASPKPKAAKPVKAQGDLRRVARILGRFLRSTRTTFLMAMLMLLAESGTSIAAKYPIAWLIDYLNKKPAPASLVGLGLSNVIFASLTSVLIFVTIAIVLIALLNSITDSLSEIYLSRGGRRLGFDLRAALFAHLQKLSLAFYSKQRTGDLLTRVTSDVSALETFSIDSLKDIASSIFLLILSMITLFTGSWQIALVALVMVPVLSVVSNYFADRIKTAAKKLRAREGELAASTQEMLTSIRVIQTYGSGGNQLKRFADISQQTVDTALYTARLQAWFGGVFNVLQAVTIVLVVLVGVWLIQGNPTLYTAGQLLVFVGIIQDMFKPTKRIIKQWNEVGKIIASVERISEVLDRQPAVEDAPTAAQAPRFQGFIEFKHVSFAYMPEPEDVKDGAAAPRLALRDVNFTVAPGEVVALVGGSGAGKSTIVQLLPRLYDPHIGTITFDGQDIRSYTLDSLRGQMSMVLQEAILFTGTVAENIAYGRQNATREEIIAAAMQASAHEFIEKLPDGYETMLSERAGNLSGGQRQRIAIARAFIRNTPILILDEPTTGLDAESTELVQLALKSLMRGKATVIISHDLNLIRQADTIIAIRDGAIEQVGSHRELLRRGGLYADLYSKQFGSVVAEQGGQMRADHAVAAPAKPSVPAILAGSAAQIDDDREEDEVVTPKAFQTLIGRALPAPVSEKVFQTLMMKVVPAGAAAPAQPAAPAPAATPAQAAPGRSPREAQVLRPVPLPGAAAQSAPPPAAAPAQPAAPVAPPPVASPPAAAAPAQPAAPVVPPPVASPPAAQPVAPKVQPAAPVAPPPVAQPVASPPVAPPPAAQPVAPKVQPAAPVAPPAAQPAAAPAQPAAPVAPPAVPSAPPPAAATPEPAIFETTVVRAVPAAPAAATGRTEQYPVQPGYADGRSTMRIAEDELHDLRAGKAPQAGVRAGPSGLRGERLDLLHSPAFQSEFPGITTAFDAQAMREQIQSLLFGKARPNYVIEQCELDQATYLPGEGVALRYDLVAKDRVTLQTIKPRVIGMVCASQLSCALYMRDKLAPLVELMRGRPELTPFATPAAMIEPLNMILHVFPIDGELPALVPATDPQGMAEIFRETLPEALDNTFEIERCKVELVDYARRYRAVLRYYLDGRRPGSARAERRMVYGKLFHDNIGALAGPVTAALREHVLNDRSGFQFNVPRTLSWRPDMQLALLEAIPGEPPMSDELKARLRGTPVPASARSLEAMTESCARIAAVLHTSGIKLGRRRSLDDELAALRKGFAEIQRYSPELGERLNSWLELLSTYAEQSDALPATFCHGDFTHSQILFDGERPGLVDFDSICQAEPALDLGHFLAYLRVAALKARKLTPTAPSSTVEDLTERFLKTYAQAMGGRIDDAERLRVRVAVYQLVSLLRRALRSWQKFKGSRLEGALEIIEEEIACLPQLDY; encoded by the coding sequence ATGAGCGATGCAAAGGCACTAGCCTCCCCCAAACCGAAAGCTGCAAAGCCCGTGAAAGCCCAGGGCGACCTGCGGCGAGTCGCGCGGATCCTGGGCCGCTTTCTGCGCAGCACGCGCACCACCTTCCTGATGGCGATGCTCATGCTACTGGCTGAGTCGGGTACATCGATTGCTGCGAAATACCCGATCGCCTGGCTGATCGACTACCTCAATAAAAAGCCGGCGCCGGCCTCGCTGGTAGGCCTCGGCCTCAGCAACGTCATCTTCGCCTCGCTTACGAGCGTGCTGATATTCGTGACGATCGCGATTGTGCTGATTGCACTGCTCAACAGCATCACCGACTCGCTCTCGGAGATTTATCTGTCGCGCGGTGGGCGCCGGCTGGGCTTCGATCTACGGGCCGCGCTGTTCGCACACCTGCAGAAGCTATCGCTGGCATTCTACAGCAAGCAGCGCACCGGCGATCTGCTGACTCGCGTCACTAGCGATGTATCGGCGCTCGAGACCTTCTCGATCGACTCGCTAAAAGATATTGCCAGCAGCATCTTCCTGCTGATCCTCTCTATGATTACGCTCTTCACCGGCTCGTGGCAGATCGCGCTGGTCGCGCTGGTTATGGTGCCGGTTCTGTCGGTGGTATCGAATTATTTCGCCGACCGGATCAAAACGGCGGCTAAGAAGCTGCGCGCGCGCGAGGGCGAGCTGGCTGCCAGTACCCAAGAGATGCTCACCTCGATTCGCGTGATCCAGACCTACGGCAGCGGCGGCAATCAGCTCAAGCGCTTTGCCGACATCAGCCAGCAGACGGTGGATACTGCGCTCTATACCGCCCGGCTACAGGCCTGGTTCGGCGGCGTATTTAATGTGCTTCAGGCGGTGACAATTGTGCTGGTGGTGCTGGTGGGGGTGTGGCTGATCCAGGGCAACCCGACACTCTACACCGCCGGCCAGCTGCTGGTGTTCGTCGGCATCATCCAGGATATGTTCAAGCCAACCAAGCGCATTATCAAGCAGTGGAACGAGGTCGGTAAGATCATCGCCAGCGTCGAGCGCATCAGCGAGGTGCTCGATCGCCAGCCGGCCGTCGAGGACGCGCCGACTGCCGCCCAGGCACCACGCTTCCAGGGCTTCATCGAGTTCAAGCATGTCAGCTTCGCATATATGCCCGAGCCTGAAGACGTGAAGGATGGCGCGGCCGCGCCGCGGCTGGCCCTGCGCGACGTGAACTTTACGGTGGCGCCGGGCGAGGTGGTGGCGCTGGTGGGCGGCAGCGGCGCCGGCAAGAGCACGATCGTGCAGCTGCTGCCGCGCCTGTACGACCCGCACATCGGCACGATTACCTTCGATGGGCAAGATATTCGCTCGTACACGCTCGACTCGCTGCGCGGCCAGATGAGCATGGTGCTGCAAGAGGCCATCCTGTTCACCGGCACCGTGGCCGAAAATATTGCCTATGGCCGCCAGAACGCCACGCGCGAGGAGATCATCGCGGCGGCCATGCAGGCCAGCGCGCACGAGTTCATCGAAAAACTGCCCGATGGCTACGAGACCATGCTGAGCGAGCGCGCCGGTAACCTCTCGGGCGGCCAGCGCCAGCGTATCGCGATTGCACGCGCGTTCATCCGCAATACGCCCATCCTGATCCTGGATGAGCCGACCACCGGCCTCGACGCCGAGTCGACCGAGCTGGTGCAGCTGGCGCTGAAATCACTGATGCGCGGCAAGGCCACCGTGATCATCTCGCACGACTTGAACCTGATCCGCCAGGCCGATACGATCATCGCAATCAGAGACGGCGCGATCGAGCAGGTTGGCTCGCACCGCGAGCTGCTGCGCCGCGGTGGCCTGTACGCCGATCTGTACAGCAAACAGTTTGGCAGTGTCGTGGCCGAGCAGGGTGGCCAGATGCGGGCCGACCACGCGGTGGCTGCGCCGGCTAAGCCCAGCGTGCCGGCGATACTGGCGGGTTCGGCCGCGCAGATCGACGATGATCGAGAAGAAGACGAGGTGGTGACGCCCAAGGCGTTCCAGACGTTGATCGGCCGGGCGTTGCCCGCGCCGGTCTCTGAGAAGGTCTTCCAGACGCTGATGATGAAGGTGGTGCCGGCCGGCGCAGCGGCTCCGGCCCAACCCGCCGCACCAGCGCCCGCCGCCACCCCGGCCCAGGCTGCGCCTGGCCGCTCACCGCGCGAGGCCCAGGTGCTGCGCCCGGTGCCGCTGCCCGGTGCCGCCGCACAAAGCGCGCCGCCGCCAGCCGCAGCCCCGGCCCAACCCGCCGCACCAGTTGCACCACCGCCCGTTGCGTCGCCGCCGGCTGCCGCAGCCCCGGCCCAACCTGCCGCACCAGTTGTGCCACCGCCCGTTGCGTCGCCGCCGGCTGCCCAGCCGGTTGCACCGAAGGTTCAACCCGCTGCACCAGTCGCGCCACCGCCGGTTGCCCAGCCGGTTGCGTCGCCGCCCGTTGCGCCGCCGCCGGCTGCCCAGCCGGTTGCGCCGAAGGTTCAACCCGCTGCACCAGTCGCGCCGCCGGCTGCCCAGCCGGCTGCCGCCCCGGCCCAACCCGCCGCACCAGTCGCGCCGCCGGCTGTGCCTAGCGCGCCGCCACCGGCCGCAGCCACGCCCGAGCCGGCGATCTTCGAGACCACGGTTGTGCGTGCGGTGCCGGCCGCGCCGGCCGCCGCAACCGGCCGCACCGAGCAATACCCCGTGCAGCCGGGGTACGCCGATGGCCGTTCGACCATGCGTATCGCCGAAGACGAGCTGCACGACCTGCGTGCTGGCAAGGCGCCGCAAGCCGGCGTGCGCGCCGGGCCGTCGGGCTTGCGCGGCGAGCGGCTCGACCTGCTGCATAGCCCGGCGTTCCAGAGCGAGTTCCCAGGGATCACCACCGCGTTCGATGCCCAGGCCATGCGCGAGCAGATCCAGTCGCTGCTGTTCGGCAAGGCCCGCCCGAACTATGTCATCGAGCAGTGCGAGCTCGACCAGGCAACCTACCTGCCGGGCGAGGGCGTGGCGCTGCGCTACGACCTGGTGGCCAAAGACCGCGTCACACTCCAGACGATCAAGCCGCGCGTGATCGGCATGGTCTGTGCCAGCCAGCTCTCGTGCGCGCTGTATATGCGCGATAAGCTGGCGCCGCTGGTTGAGCTGATGCGCGGCCGGCCCGAGCTGACGCCATTCGCCACGCCGGCGGCCATGATCGAGCCGCTGAATATGATCTTGCATGTCTTCCCGATCGATGGCGAGCTGCCCGCGCTGGTGCCCGCGACCGACCCGCAGGGCATGGCCGAGATCTTCCGCGAAACACTGCCCGAGGCGCTCGACAACACCTTCGAGATCGAGCGCTGCAAGGTCGAGTTGGTCGATTATGCCCGGCGCTACCGCGCGGTGCTGCGCTACTACCTCGACGGCCGGCGCCCTGGTAGTGCGCGCGCCGAGCGGCGGATGGTGTATGGCAAGCTATTCCACGACAATATCGGCGCGCTGGCCGGGCCGGTGACGGCCGCGCTGCGCGAGCATGTGCTCAACGACCGCAGCGGCTTCCAGTTCAATGTGCCGCGCACGCTCAGCTGGCGGCCCGATATGCAGCTGGCCCTGCTCGAGGCCATCCCCGGCGAGCCGCCGATGTCCGACGAGCTGAAGGCCCGGCTGCGCGGCACGCCCGTGCCCGCAAGTGCGCGCTCGCTCGAGGCGATGACCGAAAGCTGCGCGCGGATCGCCGCTGTGCTCCACACCTCGGGCATCAAGCTGGGCCGGCGCCGCTCGCTCGACGACGAGCTTGCCGCGCTGCGCAAGGGCTTTGCCGAGATTCAGCGCTACTCGCCCGAGCTAGGCGAGCGGCTCAACAGCTGGCTCGAACTGCTCAGCACCTACGCCGAGCAGTCCGACGCGCTGCCGGCCACATTCTGCCACGGCGATTTCACCCACAGCCAGATCCTGTTCGACGGCGAGCGGCCCGGCCTGGTCGACTTCGACTCGATCTGCCAGGCCGAGCCCGCGCTCGACCTGGGCCACTTCCTGGCCTACCTGCGCGTGGCCGCCTTGAAGGCGCGCAAGCTGACACCAACTGCGCCGAGCAGCACGGTTGAAGACCTGACCGAACGCTTCCTGAAGACGTATGCCCAGGCCATGGGCGGGCGTATCGACGACGCTGAGCGGCTGCGTGTACGCGTGGCCGTGTACCAGCTTGTGAGCTTGCTGCGGCGCGCACTGCGCAGCTGGCAGAAGTTCAAGGGCAGCCGGCTCGAAGGCGCACTCGAGATCATTGAGGAGGAAATTGCGTGTCTACCACAGCTCGACTACTAG
- a CDS encoding phosphotransferase: protein MSTTARLLATQQAAIVAGLRRFMDAPSWLGPAGQAAPIRAALLAQVPAFASGELTLHTVDVKRMRLKQGQPGWTGQIEVSVSAAGDAKPQKSLLAGRLVPPGYPEPNIADPAAPFGSPGWHVYLPELRLELRPQPEDPALPALPLLTDPAEARGLLERGIRACSPNYADISIAAVTIRHLRYKPGSRATVVYGLEYPPEQQGRSWPPIVVAKTYSGSKGQNAYDGMAALWRSGLSDGALVTLAEPLAYLPELKVLVQGPIFEDQTLEDLLKSAVAAGTPEALGQLDAFMAKTADGLAALHNSGVSYGEIITWEDELAEVREVIARLAGMLPELADAAEPLLQHLEAVAAETPPDPILPAHRAFRPAQVLLYGDTIGFIDFDGFGQSEPALDLSRFTRKTRALGMDAARIDPASAAGLARQQQMEAICEAFLARYTTHTPVSRMRIALWETLDLLTLVLYCWTKLEPERLKANMALLERHLEVSGLLAA from the coding sequence GTGTCTACCACAGCTCGACTACTAGCCACTCAGCAGGCCGCAATCGTGGCCGGGTTGCGCCGCTTCATGGATGCGCCCAGCTGGCTTGGGCCGGCCGGTCAGGCCGCGCCGATCCGCGCCGCGCTGCTGGCCCAGGTGCCGGCTTTCGCCAGCGGCGAGCTGACTCTGCATACGGTCGATGTCAAGCGCATGCGCCTGAAGCAGGGCCAGCCCGGCTGGACTGGCCAGATCGAGGTGAGCGTGTCGGCTGCGGGCGACGCCAAGCCACAGAAGAGCTTACTGGCCGGCCGGCTCGTACCGCCGGGCTACCCCGAGCCGAACATCGCCGACCCGGCCGCCCCGTTCGGCAGCCCCGGCTGGCATGTCTACCTGCCCGAGCTGCGGCTCGAGCTGCGGCCGCAGCCCGAGGACCCGGCGCTGCCGGCGCTGCCACTGCTGACCGACCCGGCCGAGGCGCGCGGCTTGCTCGAGCGCGGTATTCGCGCCTGCTCGCCCAACTATGCCGATATCAGCATTGCCGCAGTGACGATCAGGCACCTGCGCTACAAGCCCGGCAGCCGCGCTACAGTCGTGTATGGCCTCGAGTACCCACCCGAGCAGCAGGGCCGCAGCTGGCCGCCGATCGTGGTGGCGAAAACCTACAGCGGCAGCAAGGGCCAGAACGCCTACGACGGCATGGCCGCGCTGTGGCGCTCGGGCTTGTCCGACGGCGCGCTCGTGACGCTGGCCGAGCCGCTGGCCTACCTGCCCGAGCTAAAGGTACTGGTGCAGGGGCCGATCTTCGAAGACCAGACGCTCGAGGATCTGCTCAAGTCGGCAGTGGCGGCCGGCACACCCGAGGCGCTCGGCCAGCTCGACGCGTTTATGGCCAAGACGGCCGACGGGCTGGCGGCGCTGCATAACTCGGGTGTAAGCTATGGCGAGATCATAACCTGGGAAGACGAGCTGGCCGAGGTGCGCGAGGTGATCGCGCGGCTGGCGGGCATGCTGCCCGAGCTGGCCGACGCAGCCGAGCCGCTGCTGCAGCACCTCGAGGCGGTGGCCGCCGAAACCCCGCCCGACCCGATCCTGCCGGCGCATCGCGCCTTCCGCCCGGCTCAGGTGCTGCTGTATGGCGACACGATCGGCTTCATCGACTTCGATGGCTTCGGCCAATCCGAGCCGGCGCTCGACCTCTCGCGCTTCACGCGCAAGACGCGCGCGCTAGGTATGGATGCGGCCAGAATCGACCCGGCCAGCGCGGCCGGGCTGGCGCGCCAGCAGCAGATGGAGGCGATCTGCGAGGCCTTCCTGGCACGCTACACCACGCACACCCCGGTGTCGCGCATGCGCATCGCGCTGTGGGAGACGCTCGACCTGCTGACGCTGGTGCTGTACTGCTGGACCAAGCTCGAACCCGAGCGGCTGAAGGCGAATATGGCGCTGCTCGAGCGGCACCTCGAGGTCAGTGGGCTGCTCGCGGCATAG